One genomic segment of Pecten maximus unplaced genomic scaffold, xPecMax1.1, whole genome shotgun sequence includes these proteins:
- the LOC117318935 gene encoding uncharacterized protein LOC117318935 has translation MDDNVSMDVMSSTSQKPTFQGPVIVSVDDFLITKWPTDPILVCSRAQNGYFYKVCIYNLIQPFLKNQTFVQESIPLFDQVRPWSGALPSDETPGTTDEAVPSKDGCTIKCRTELVIYILKRPDQRPAWRVPAHGHVKLPRTEH, from the exons TCATcaacttctcaaaaaccaaCATTCCAGGGACCTGTTATTGTGTCTGTAGAtgacttcttgataaccaagtgGCCCACAGACCCGATATTAGTCTGTAGCAGGGCtcaaaatggatatttttacaAG GTTTGTATCTACAACTTGATTCAGCCATTCCTAAAGAATCAAACTTTTGTCCAGGAGTCCATCCCCTTATTTGACCAAGTTAGA CCATGGTCAGGAGCTCTTCCATCAGATGAAACACCAGGAACAACAGACGAAGCTGTACCTTCAAAGGATGGCTGTACT ATTAAGTGTAGGACAGAGCTTGTGATATATATTCTGAAACGACCTGACCAAAGACCAGCATGGAGAGTTCCAGCTCATGGACATGTAAAACTTCCTAGAACAGAACATTAA